A stretch of the Malus sylvestris chromosome 10, drMalSylv7.2, whole genome shotgun sequence genome encodes the following:
- the LOC126586197 gene encoding uncharacterized protein LOC126586197 isoform X2, which translates to MPVGSLVIEYLVKDSTSMNLGLCYELFLQFSFIVYHVICIMLDNPLVLFETTVFDALPNFCFLTCFNLHSLDIFFSILLGFMIVRTFNMASSSSSCFFVIHISVFVLKHVSYLLLKEMPSYTFGEASTFGGAGMGKAVGGEMTGPPMADHSMRASPGAMSSDLLTYGRNMNLINQLPVDAMPRRGRETVPLPLDASSTLYVEGLPPDSTMREVAHIFRHFVGYKAVRLVNEESGLSIMQRGGDPLILCFVDFENPTHAATALSALQGHCLFLFINLGDYQCQRKLNSSFCFYLSL; encoded by the exons ATGCCCGTTGGATCCCTAGTAATTGAATATTTAGTTAAAGATTCAACGTCTATGAATCTCGGTCTATGTTATGAACTGTTTTTACAATTTTCGTTCATTGTGTATCACGTAATATGCATAATGTTAGACAATCCACTTGTTTTATTTGAGACAACTGTATTTGATGCACTTCCTAATTTCTGTTTTCTGACTTGCTTCAATCTACATTctcttgatatttttttttccattttactCGGTTTTATGATAGTGAGAACATTCAACATGGCCTCTTCTTCCTCAAGTTgcttctttgtgatacatatatctGTTTTTGTACTAAAACATGTATCCTACTTGCTTTTAAAGGAAATGCCTTCGTACACTTTTGGAGAAGCGAGTACTTTTGGTGGAGCTGGAATGGGAAAGGCTGTTGGTGGTGAAATGACAGGTCCTCCAATGGCTGATCATTCTATGAGGGCCAGTCCTGGAGCTATGTCTTCTGATCTATTAACATATGGTCGAAATATGAATCTTATTAATCAGCTTCCAGTTGATGCAATGCCTAGGCGTGGACGTGAAACAGTTCCTTTACCTCTGGATGCATCCAGCACTTTATATGTTGAAGGACTTCCTCCTGACAGCACAATGAGGGAAGTAGCTC ATATCTTTCGTCATTTTGTGGGATACAAAGCAGTGAGGCTTGTGAACGAAGAGTCAGGTTTGTCCATAATGCAGCGTGGCGGGGATCCTCTTATTCTTTGTTTTGTGGATTTTGAAAATCCAACCCATGCAGCAACTGCTCTGAGTGCCTTGCAAGgtcattgcctttttcttttcatcaaCCTTGGTGACTATCAGTGTCAAAGAAAGCTTAATTCTTCGTTCTGTTTTTATTTGTCTCTTTAA
- the LOC126586197 gene encoding RNA-binding protein 2-like isoform X6 has translation MDLVWYDSKSSLMFLLLCGPATQDYSPYLEMPSYTFGEASTFGGAGMGKAVGGEMTGPPMADHSMRASPGAMSSDLLTYGRNMNLINQLPVDAMPRRGRETVPLPLDASSTLYVEGLPPDSTMREVAHIFRHFVGYKAVRLVNEESGLSIMQRGGDPLILCFVDFENPTHAATALSALQGYEMDEQAPDSNYLRLQFYQFPDPRSRPGRNKG, from the exons ATGGACTTGGTTTGGTATGATTCCAAGTCGTCGTTgatgtttcttcttctttgtggcCCAGCCACCCAGGACTATAGTCCTTATTTG GAAATGCCTTCGTACACTTTTGGAGAAGCGAGTACTTTTGGTGGAGCTGGAATGGGAAAGGCTGTTGGTGGTGAAATGACAGGTCCTCCAATGGCTGATCATTCTATGAGGGCCAGTCCTGGAGCTATGTCTTCTGATCTATTAACATATGGTCGAAATATGAATCTTATTAATCAGCTTCCAGTTGATGCAATGCCTAGGCGTGGACGTGAAACAGTTCCTTTACCTCTGGATGCATCCAGCACTTTATATGTTGAAGGACTTCCTCCTGACAGCACAATGAGGGAAGTAGCTC ATATCTTTCGTCATTTTGTGGGATACAAAGCAGTGAGGCTTGTGAACGAAGAGTCAGGTTTGTCCATAATGCAGCGTGGCGGGGATCCTCTTATTCTTTGTTTTGTGGATTTTGAAAATCCAACCCATGCAGCAACTGCTCTGAGTGCCTTGCAAG GTTATGAAATGGATGAACAGGCTCCTGATTCTAATTACTTGCGGCTGCAGTTTTATCAGTTCCCGGATCCCAGGTCAAGACCTGGCCGTAACAAGGGGTGA
- the LOC126586197 gene encoding RNA-binding protein 2-like isoform X5, producing the protein MGDGLWNRQQQQQQQHQLGPSGGVHKRPRSDYGQEMHGYFAREDDLGGPRTVKDNRSIGSAYDRYLQNAEMASYTSGEASTFGGAGMGRAVGGGMTGPPMADHSMRGRPGAMSSDVLTNGRNMNLANQLPVDSMPRPGRETVPLPLDASSTLYVEGLPPDSTRREVAHIFRPFVGYKAVRLVSKESKHRGGDPLILCFVDFENPACAATALSALQGYEMDEQAPDSNYLRLQFYQFPDPRSRPGRNKG; encoded by the exons ATGGGGGACGGCCTATGGAACcgccagcagcagcagcagcagcagcatcaaCTGGGTCCCTCTGGCGGCGTGCATAAACGACCTCGTTCCGACTACG GTCAAGAGATGCATGGTTATTTTGCGCGAGAGGATGATCTTGGTGGTCCTAGGACTGTAAAGGATAACAGATCAATCGGATCAGCATATGACCGTTATCTTCAGAATGCG GAAATGGCTTCGTACACTTCTGGAGAAGCGAGTACTTTTGGTGGAGCTGGAATGGGAAGGGCTGTTGGTGGTGGAATGACAGGTCCTCCAATGGCTGATCATTCTATGAGGGGCCGTCCTGGAGCTATGTCTTCTGATGTACTAACAAATGGTCGAAATATGAATCTTGCTAATCAGCTCCCAGTTGATTCAATGCCTAGGCCTGGACGTGAAACAGTTCCTTTACCTCTGGATGCATCCAGCACTTTATATGTTGAAGGACTTCCTCCTGACAGCACAAGGAGGGAAGTAGCTC ATATCTTTCGTCCTTTTGTGGGATACAAAGCAGTGAGGCTTGTGAGCAAAGAGTCCAAACAC CGTGGCGGGGATCCTCTTATTCTTTGTTTTGTGGATTTTGAAAATCCAGCCTGTGCAGCAACTGCTCTGAGTGCCTTGCAAG GTTATGAAATGGATGAACAGGCTCCTGATTCTAATTACTTGCGGCTGCAGTTTTATCAGTTCCCGGATCCCAGGTCAAGACCTGGCCGTAACAAGGGGTGA
- the LOC126586197 gene encoding RNA-binding protein 2-like isoform X3 — translation MGDGLWNRQQQQQQQHQLGPSGGVHKRPRSDYGQEMHGYFAREDDLGGPRTVKDNRSIGSAYDRYLQNAEMASYTSGEASTFGGAGMGRAVGGGMTGPPMADHSMRGRPGAMSSDVLTNGRNMNLANQLPVDSMPRPGRETVPLPLDASSTLYVEGLPPDSTRREVAHIFRPFVGYKAVRLVSKESKHRGGDPLILCFVDFENPACAATALSALQGYEMDEHAPDSNYLRLQFSRFPGPRSGPGRNKR, via the exons ATGGGGGACGGCCTATGGAACcgccagcagcagcagcagcagcagcatcaaCTGGGTCCCTCTGGCGGCGTGCATAAACGACCTCGTTCCGACTACG GTCAAGAGATGCATGGTTATTTTGCGCGAGAGGATGATCTTGGTGGTCCTAGGACTGTAAAGGATAACAGATCAATCGGATCAGCATATGACCGTTATCTTCAGAATGCG GAAATGGCTTCGTACACTTCTGGAGAAGCGAGTACTTTTGGTGGAGCTGGAATGGGAAGGGCTGTTGGTGGTGGAATGACAGGTCCTCCAATGGCTGATCATTCTATGAGGGGCCGTCCTGGAGCTATGTCTTCTGATGTACTAACAAATGGTCGAAATATGAATCTTGCTAATCAGCTCCCAGTTGATTCAATGCCTAGGCCTGGACGTGAAACAGTTCCTTTACCTCTGGATGCATCCAGCACTTTATATGTTGAAGGACTTCCTCCTGACAGCACAAGGAGGGAAGTAGCTC ATATCTTTCGTCCTTTTGTGGGATACAAAGCAGTGAGGCTTGTGAGCAAAGAGTCCAAACAC CGTGGCGGGGATCCTCTTATTCTTTGTTTTGTGGATTTTGAAAATCCAGCCTGTGCAGCAACTGCTCTGAGTGCCTTGCAAG GTTATGAAATGGATGAACATGCTCCTGATTCTAATTACTTGCGGCTGCAGTTTTCTCGGTTCCCTGGTCCTAGGTCTGGACCTGGCCGTAACAAGAGGTGA
- the LOC126586197 gene encoding RNA-binding protein 2-like isoform X1: MPVGSLVIEYLVKDSTSMNLGLCYELFLQFSFIVYHVICIMLDNPLVLFETTVFDALPNFCFLTCFNLHSLDIFFSILLGFMIVRTFNMASSSSSCFFVIHISVFVLKHVSYLLLKEMPSYTFGEASTFGGAGMGKAVGGEMTGPPMADHSMRASPGAMSSDLLTYGRNMNLINQLPVDAMPRRGRETVPLPLDASSTLYVEGLPPDSTMREVAHIFRHFVGYKAVRLVNEESGLSIMQRGGDPLILCFVDFENPTHAATALSALQGYEMDEQAPDSNYLRLQFYQFPDPRSRPGRNKG; this comes from the exons ATGCCCGTTGGATCCCTAGTAATTGAATATTTAGTTAAAGATTCAACGTCTATGAATCTCGGTCTATGTTATGAACTGTTTTTACAATTTTCGTTCATTGTGTATCACGTAATATGCATAATGTTAGACAATCCACTTGTTTTATTTGAGACAACTGTATTTGATGCACTTCCTAATTTCTGTTTTCTGACTTGCTTCAATCTACATTctcttgatatttttttttccattttactCGGTTTTATGATAGTGAGAACATTCAACATGGCCTCTTCTTCCTCAAGTTgcttctttgtgatacatatatctGTTTTTGTACTAAAACATGTATCCTACTTGCTTTTAAAGGAAATGCCTTCGTACACTTTTGGAGAAGCGAGTACTTTTGGTGGAGCTGGAATGGGAAAGGCTGTTGGTGGTGAAATGACAGGTCCTCCAATGGCTGATCATTCTATGAGGGCCAGTCCTGGAGCTATGTCTTCTGATCTATTAACATATGGTCGAAATATGAATCTTATTAATCAGCTTCCAGTTGATGCAATGCCTAGGCGTGGACGTGAAACAGTTCCTTTACCTCTGGATGCATCCAGCACTTTATATGTTGAAGGACTTCCTCCTGACAGCACAATGAGGGAAGTAGCTC ATATCTTTCGTCATTTTGTGGGATACAAAGCAGTGAGGCTTGTGAACGAAGAGTCAGGTTTGTCCATAATGCAGCGTGGCGGGGATCCTCTTATTCTTTGTTTTGTGGATTTTGAAAATCCAACCCATGCAGCAACTGCTCTGAGTGCCTTGCAAG GTTATGAAATGGATGAACAGGCTCCTGATTCTAATTACTTGCGGCTGCAGTTTTATCAGTTCCCGGATCCCAGGTCAAGACCTGGCCGTAACAAGGGGTGA
- the LOC126586197 gene encoding RNA-binding protein 2-like isoform X4: MGDGLWNRQQQQQQQHQLGPSGGVHKRPRSDYGQEMHGYFAREDDLGGPRTVKDNRSIGSAYDRYLQNAEMASYTSGEASTFGGAGMGRAVGGGMTGPPMADHSMRGRPGAMSSDVLTNGRNMNLANQLPVDSMPRPGRETVPLPLDASSTLYVEGLPPDSTRREVAHIFRPFVGYKAVRLVSKESKHRGGDPLILCFVDFENPACAATALSALQGYEMDEHAPDSNYLRLQFSRFPGPRSGPGRNKG, translated from the exons ATGGGGGACGGCCTATGGAACcgccagcagcagcagcagcagcagcatcaaCTGGGTCCCTCTGGCGGCGTGCATAAACGACCTCGTTCCGACTACG GTCAAGAGATGCATGGTTATTTTGCGCGAGAGGATGATCTTGGTGGTCCTAGGACTGTAAAGGATAACAGATCAATCGGATCAGCATATGACCGTTATCTTCAGAATGCG GAAATGGCTTCGTACACTTCTGGAGAAGCGAGTACTTTTGGTGGAGCTGGAATGGGAAGGGCTGTTGGTGGTGGAATGACAGGTCCTCCAATGGCTGATCATTCTATGAGGGGCCGTCCTGGAGCTATGTCTTCTGATGTACTAACAAATGGTCGAAATATGAATCTTGCTAATCAGCTCCCAGTTGATTCAATGCCTAGGCCTGGACGTGAAACAGTTCCTTTACCTCTGGATGCATCCAGCACTTTATATGTTGAAGGACTTCCTCCTGACAGCACAAGGAGGGAAGTAGCTC ATATCTTTCGTCCTTTTGTGGGATACAAAGCAGTGAGGCTTGTGAGCAAAGAGTCCAAACAC CGTGGCGGGGATCCTCTTATTCTTTGTTTTGTGGATTTTGAAAATCCAGCCTGTGCAGCAACTGCTCTGAGTGCCTTGCAAG GTTATGAAATGGATGAACATGCTCCTGATTCTAATTACTTGCGGCTGCAGTTTTCTCGGTTCCCTGGTCCTAGGTCTGGAC CTGGCCGTAACAAGGGGTGA